In uncultured Bacteroides sp., one genomic interval encodes:
- a CDS encoding (Fe-S)-binding protein, with protein sequence MKIGLFIPCYINAIYPQVGVASYRLLKSLGLEVDYPLDQTCCGQPMANGGFEGEALQLAKRFDNLFKDYDYIVGPSASCVAFVKENHAGILAKEHHECTSSGKIYDICEFIHDVVKPTKLNAKFPHKVSIHNSCHGVRELYLSSSSEMNVPYYSKLRDLLSLVEGVQIFEPSHVDECCGFGGMFAIEEPEISVCMGQDKVKDHIETGAEYITGADSSCLMHMEGVIKREKLPIKTIHIVEILASQL encoded by the coding sequence ATGAAAATTGGTTTGTTTATCCCTTGCTACATTAATGCAATCTATCCTCAGGTGGGTGTGGCATCTTACAGATTGCTGAAGAGTTTGGGCCTTGAAGTAGACTATCCGCTGGACCAGACCTGTTGCGGACAGCCAATGGCGAATGGAGGATTTGAGGGAGAGGCGCTTCAATTGGCAAAGCGCTTTGATAATTTGTTTAAAGATTACGACTATATTGTAGGACCATCTGCCAGTTGTGTGGCCTTTGTGAAGGAGAATCACGCGGGTATACTGGCAAAAGAGCATCATGAATGTACCAGTTCAGGCAAAATATACGATATCTGTGAGTTTATTCACGATGTGGTGAAACCTACGAAGCTAAATGCTAAGTTTCCTCACAAAGTCAGCATTCATAATAGTTGCCACGGGGTGCGCGAACTTTACCTCTCTTCATCAAGTGAGATGAATGTTCCTTATTATTCTAAACTGCGTGATTTACTTTCATTGGTGGAAGGTGTGCAGATCTTTGAACCAAGTCATGTGGATGAGTGCTGCGGTTTTGGGGGAATGTTTGCCATTGAAGAACCCGAAATCTCCGTTTGCATGGGGCAGGATAAAGTAAAAGACCATATTGAAACTGGAGCGGAATACATTACAGGAGCAGACAGCTCTTGTTTGATGCATATGGAAGGAGTCATAAAACGAGAGAAACTCCCTATTAAAACAATTCACATTGTAGAAATTTTAGCTTCACAATTATGA
- a CDS encoding L-lactate permease, whose amino-acid sequence MELFWAVIPVLLLIVLMAFLKMPGDKSSVISLVVTILIAFLAFHAKADTIFFSFLYGALKAISPILIIILMAIFSYNILLHTQKMEIIKQQFTSISSDKSVQVLLLTWGFGGLLEAMAGFGTAVAIPAAILISLGFKPIFSAVVSLIANSVATAFGAIGTPVLVLAKETNLNVLHLSANVVLQLSVLMFLIPLVLLFLTDPKIKSLPRNLFLALLVGGVSFVGQFVAARYMGAESPAIIGSILSIIVIVTYGKLTAKKDQEVTKSPKLKDVVNAWSIYLLILFLIILSSPLFPSLRHVLSTHLVTNIVLPINGHDTAYSIFWLTHAGVLLFIGTFVGGLIQGAKVKNIFAVLWRTFTLLRKTFVTVICLVALSTIMDKAGMIGVIAIALATATGALYPLFAPFIGCLGTFITGSDTSSNILFGKLQSTVAGHISVDPEWLAAANTVGATGGKIISPQSIAIATSACGQQGKEGEILKAAIPYALMYVVITGLLVYIFS is encoded by the coding sequence ATGGAACTATTTTGGGCTGTTATTCCCGTTTTACTCCTCATCGTTTTAATGGCATTCTTAAAAATGCCGGGAGATAAAAGTAGTGTAATCTCACTTGTTGTGACTATTCTGATTGCATTTCTGGCATTTCATGCTAAGGCAGATACAATTTTCTTTTCATTTCTGTACGGAGCATTAAAAGCAATTTCTCCTATTTTGATTATTATATTGATGGCAATATTCAGTTACAATATATTGTTGCATACTCAAAAGATGGAGATTATCAAACAACAGTTTACTTCTATCTCATCAGATAAAAGCGTTCAGGTATTATTGCTCACCTGGGGATTTGGAGGATTGTTGGAAGCAATGGCCGGATTTGGCACAGCTGTGGCCATTCCTGCTGCAATCCTTATAAGCCTGGGATTTAAACCGATATTTTCTGCCGTGGTCAGTCTGATTGCAAACAGTGTGGCTACCGCTTTTGGTGCTATTGGTACTCCGGTGTTGGTACTTGCCAAAGAAACCAATCTTAATGTTTTGCATTTAAGTGCCAATGTGGTGCTGCAACTCTCCGTACTGATGTTTCTGATTCCCCTTGTCTTGCTGTTTCTTACTGATCCGAAAATTAAATCCTTGCCACGGAATCTTTTCCTGGCTTTACTGGTAGGAGGAGTTTCTTTTGTGGGACAGTTTGTCGCTGCCCGTTACATGGGAGCTGAATCACCGGCTATTATTGGAAGCATACTTTCTATTATTGTGATTGTGACTTATGGTAAACTGACTGCAAAGAAAGATCAGGAGGTTACAAAGAGCCCAAAGCTAAAGGATGTGGTTAATGCGTGGAGTATTTATCTACTCATTCTGTTCCTCATTATTCTGAGCAGTCCGCTGTTTCCTTCGCTCCGCCATGTATTAAGTACTCATCTGGTTACAAATATAGTGTTACCTATTAATGGTCATGATACTGCTTATTCTATTTTCTGGCTTACACATGCCGGAGTTTTATTATTTATCGGTACATTTGTGGGTGGACTTATTCAAGGAGCAAAAGTAAAGAATATATTTGCTGTGTTATGGCGCACCTTTACTTTACTGAGAAAAACCTTCGTGACGGTCATTTGTCTGGTTGCTTTATCCACTATAATGGACAAAGCGGGGATGATTGGCGTTATTGCAATAGCTTTGGCTACAGCTACCGGAGCTCTTTATCCGCTCTTTGCACCGTTCATTGGATGTCTTGGAACCTTTATAACGGGTAGTGATACCTCTTCCAATATCCTTTTCGGTAAGCTTCAATCCACAGTGGCCGGACATATTTCTGTGGATCCGGAATGGCTTGCTGCAGCTAATACAGTGGGGGCAACAGGAGGTAAAATTATTTCTCCACAAAGTATTGCAATTGCCACTTCCGCTTGCGGGCAACAAGGAAAAGAAGGCGAAATTCTGAAAGCAGCTATTCCTTATGCTCTGATGTACGTGGTTATTACCGGGCTGCTTGTGTATATTTTTAGTTAG
- a CDS encoding nucleosidase, with translation MLKVLITHAVTDEMIAVNFPDCDIKYVRTGIGKVKATIRLMDALVQDNPDIVINIGTAGTLDHSVGDVFVCRHFIDRDLQKVECLGLEHEIDSSALLTDKGYCCDWKPEGVCNTGDSFLTETADSHGDVFDMEAFAQAQVCQMKNIPFISVKYVTDKIGENSIKHWEDKLADAREGLSSFLNNLSLV, from the coding sequence ATGCTTAAAGTTTTGATAACTCATGCTGTAACTGATGAGATGATTGCAGTGAACTTTCCTGATTGCGATATAAAATATGTCCGTACCGGTATTGGTAAAGTAAAAGCTACCATTCGATTAATGGATGCTTTGGTACAGGATAATCCTGATATTGTGATAAATATTGGAACCGCAGGTACGTTGGATCACAGCGTGGGAGATGTATTTGTATGTCGACACTTTATTGACCGCGATCTTCAGAAGGTGGAATGTCTGGGTCTGGAGCATGAAATAGATTCTTCAGCCTTGCTTACTGATAAAGGCTATTGCTGCGACTGGAAACCAGAAGGTGTATGTAATACAGGAGATAGTTTCCTGACCGAGACAGCCGATTCGCATGGAGATGTTTTCGATATGGAAGCTTTTGCTCAGGCACAAGTGTGCCAAATGAAGAACATTCCTTTTATTTCCGTAAAATATGTAACTGATAAGATTGGTGAAAACTCCATTAAACACTGGGAAGACAAACTGGCTGATGCTCGTGAAGGATTGAGTAGTTTTCTGAATAACCTTTCTTTGGTCTGA
- a CDS encoding cell division protein ZapA, with amino-acid sequence MNDKIKINLQIADESFTMTINRDEEELFRKAAKQVNDRMNVYRSMYKPSGIPGAKVYGPKDFLAMVAFDFACNNLKLEEKNDTSPFTNKIEELTQELEEHFRNE; translated from the coding sequence ATGAACGATAAGATAAAAATAAACCTGCAGATAGCAGATGAGTCCTTTACAATGACCATTAATCGTGATGAGGAAGAGTTGTTCAGGAAAGCTGCCAAGCAGGTAAACGATAGAATGAACGTGTATCGTTCGATGTATAAACCATCCGGAATTCCGGGAGCCAAAGTGTATGGTCCAAAAGACTTTCTGGCAATGGTTGCTTTTGATTTTGCTTGCAACAATTTAAAGTTGGAAGAAAAGAATGATACATCACCTTTTACTAATAAAATTGAAGAACTGACGCAAGAATTGGAAGAACACTTCAGAAACGAGTAA
- the rny gene encoding ribonuclease Y has protein sequence MNVIIASILCFILGGSLSYVLFRYVLKTKYESTIKEAQVEAEVIKKNKLLEVKEKFLNKKADLEKEVALRNQKIQQSENKLKQRELVLNQKQEEIQRKKAEAEAVKENLEVQLGIIDKKKEELDKLQHQEREKLETLSGLSAEDAKNRLIESLKEEAKTEASSFINDIMDDAKLTANKEAKRIVIQSIQRVATETAIENSVTVFHIESDEIKGRIIGREGRNIRALEAATGVEIVVDDTPEAIVLSAFDPVRREIARLALHQLVTDGRIHPARIEEVVAKVKKQVEEEIIETGKRTTIDLGIHGLHPELIRIIGKMKYRSSYGQNLLQHARETANLCAVMASELGLNPKKAKRAGLLHDIGKVPDEEPELPHALLGMKLAEKFKEKPDICNAIGAHHDETEMTSLFAPIVQVCDAISGARPGARREIVEAYIKRLNDLEQLAMSYPGVTKTYAIQAGRELRVIVGADKIDDKATENLSSEIAKKIQDEMTYPGQVKITVIRETRAISFAK, from the coding sequence ATGAACGTAATAATAGCATCGATTTTATGCTTTATTTTGGGAGGCTCTCTTTCTTACGTTTTGTTTAGATATGTTCTGAAAACAAAATACGAAAGCACCATTAAGGAAGCACAGGTAGAAGCAGAAGTTATTAAAAAGAACAAGCTTCTCGAGGTTAAGGAAAAGTTCCTGAATAAAAAGGCCGATCTTGAAAAAGAAGTTGCTTTGCGCAACCAAAAGATTCAACAGTCAGAAAACAAGTTAAAACAACGCGAACTTGTTTTAAATCAAAAACAAGAAGAGATTCAGAGGAAGAAAGCGGAAGCGGAAGCTGTAAAGGAGAATCTTGAAGTGCAACTTGGCATTATCGATAAGAAAAAAGAGGAACTGGATAAGTTGCAACACCAGGAAAGAGAAAAACTGGAAACTCTTTCAGGTCTTTCTGCTGAAGATGCAAAAAACCGTTTAATTGAGTCTTTGAAGGAAGAAGCAAAAACTGAAGCATCTTCTTTTATCAATGATATCATGGATGATGCGAAACTTACAGCAAACAAAGAGGCTAAGAGAATCGTTATCCAGTCTATTCAAAGAGTAGCTACCGAAACTGCTATAGAAAACTCTGTAACTGTATTCCATATTGAAAGTGATGAAATAAAAGGCCGCATCATTGGACGTGAAGGTAGAAACATCCGTGCTCTTGAAGCAGCAACTGGTGTAGAAATTGTAGTAGACGATACCCCTGAAGCTATTGTACTGTCTGCGTTTGACCCGGTTCGTCGTGAAATTGCCCGCCTAGCTCTTCACCAATTGGTTACTGATGGCCGTATTCACCCTGCCCGTATCGAGGAAGTGGTTGCTAAAGTTAAAAAGCAAGTGGAAGAAGAAATTATTGAAACAGGTAAACGAACAACTATCGACTTGGGTATCCATGGATTGCATCCTGAACTTATTCGTATTATCGGTAAAATGAAATACCGTTCTTCTTATGGCCAGAACTTACTGCAGCACGCTCGCGAAACAGCAAATCTTTGTGCTGTAATGGCTTCTGAACTAGGATTGAATCCAAAGAAAGCAAAACGTGCCGGATTATTGCACGATATTGGTAAGGTGCCTGATGAAGAACCAGAATTACCACACGCATTATTAGGTATGAAACTAGCAGAGAAGTTCAAAGAAAAACCAGATATCTGTAATGCTATTGGTGCTCACCATGACGAAACAGAGATGACTAGTTTGTTTGCTCCTATTGTTCAGGTTTGTGATGCTATTTCTGGTGCACGTCCAGGAGCTCGCCGCGAAATTGTTGAAGCTTACATCAAACGTCTGAATGATTTGGAACAATTGGCCATGTCTTACCCTGGAGTAACAAAAACTTATGCAATTCAGGCCGGTCGTGAACTTCGTGTTATTGTAGGTGCCGATAAGATTGATGATAAAGCTACAGAAAACTTATCATCAGAAATTGCTAAGAAGATTCAGGATGAAATGACTTATCCAGGTCAGGTTAAGATTACAGTTATCCGTGAAACTCGCGCTATCAGTTTTGCAAAATAA
- a CDS encoding PLP-dependent transferase, whose product MKETSFESQVLHTPFEKEDAYHSLSMPVYNTAAYEFDSAEAMEAAFCGRTSDHAYSRITNPTVQYFEKKVCSVTDALSVTALNSGMAAISNTLITVAYAGANIITSSHLFGNTYSFIKNTLGAFGVEARFCDLTNPEEVRSQVDENTCAIFLEVITNPQLEIADLKKLSAIGKEMGVPLIADTTVVPFNIFKAKDFGVDIEIVSSTKYISGGATSIGGLILDYGTFDWNHSSKLSEMVDQFGNGTFTAKLRKEIHRNLGAYMTPQVAYLQTLGLDTMKVRYERQAQTCLELSKLLQSLKGIESVNYTGLKENQFNELSNAQFGPYPGAMFTFNLSSKEVCFNFMNKLKLIRRATNLFDNKTLAIHPASTIYGTFTEEQRQSMDVDSKTIRLSVGLESVDDLYNDIKQALEQ is encoded by the coding sequence ATGAAAGAAACTAGTTTTGAGTCACAGGTGCTTCATACACCTTTTGAAAAAGAAGATGCTTACCATTCTCTGTCTATGCCGGTTTATAACACTGCTGCTTATGAATTTGATTCTGCGGAAGCAATGGAAGCAGCCTTTTGCGGACGAACATCCGACCATGCATATTCACGTATTACAAATCCTACAGTACAGTACTTTGAAAAAAAAGTATGCAGTGTAACAGATGCTCTAAGTGTTACTGCTCTTAATTCAGGTATGGCTGCTATCAGCAATACGTTAATAACTGTGGCCTATGCAGGTGCTAATATAATTACCTCATCTCATCTTTTCGGAAACACTTATTCTTTCATTAAGAATACACTCGGTGCTTTTGGAGTAGAAGCACGATTCTGCGATCTTACAAACCCGGAAGAAGTCCGTTCACAAGTTGATGAAAATACTTGTGCTATTTTTCTGGAAGTAATAACCAACCCACAACTGGAGATTGCCGATCTGAAAAAGCTTTCTGCAATAGGAAAAGAAATGGGTGTTCCTTTAATTGCAGACACCACTGTTGTACCTTTTAATATATTCAAAGCCAAAGATTTCGGAGTGGATATTGAAATAGTGTCCAGTACAAAATATATTTCAGGTGGAGCCACCAGTATTGGCGGACTTATTCTTGACTACGGAACATTCGACTGGAATCATTCTTCAAAACTATCTGAAATGGTTGATCAATTTGGCAATGGAACATTCACTGCAAAATTGAGAAAAGAGATTCATCGTAACCTGGGTGCCTATATGACTCCGCAAGTAGCTTATCTGCAAACACTTGGATTGGATACGATGAAAGTTAGGTATGAACGTCAGGCACAAACATGTCTCGAACTGTCAAAACTATTGCAATCTCTTAAAGGAATTGAATCTGTAAACTACACAGGGTTAAAAGAGAACCAATTTAACGAACTTAGTAATGCCCAGTTCGGACCTTATCCCGGAGCTATGTTTACTTTTAATCTTTCATCAAAAGAAGTCTGCTTTAATTTCATGAACAAATTAAAGTTGATTCGACGTGCAACCAACCTATTTGATAATAAAACATTGGCTATTCATCCGGCAAGCACCATATACGGTACTTTTACTGAAGAACAGCGCCAAAGTATGGATGTAGATTCGAAAACAATTCGTTTATCAGTAGGTCTGGAAAGTGTAGATGATTTATATAATGATATTAAACAAGCGTTAGAACAATAG
- the sucD gene encoding succinate--CoA ligase subunit alpha produces the protein MSILINDSTRLVVQGITGRDGYFHAMKMKAYGTNVVAGTSPGKGGTNVDNIPVFNTMYEAVDQTGANTSAIFVPAAFAADAIMEAADAGIGLIICITEGIPTLDVIEAYQFAQQKGSILIGPNSPGVISPGKSMVGIMPSHVFTKGGVGVISRSGTLTYEVVSHLTAKGMGQSTAIGIGGDKIAGLYYRELLELFEKDKETQSIVIIGEIGGNAEERAAEFIRWEITKPVVAFIAGQFAPPDKQMGHAGAIISSGAGTAAEKIAAFEAAGVMVAREPSLIPKLIVESQLKKIRV, from the coding sequence ATGAGTATTCTTATAAATGATTCAACCCGTTTGGTTGTGCAAGGTATTACTGGTAGAGATGGATACTTTCATGCTATGAAGATGAAAGCCTATGGTACAAATGTTGTAGCCGGCACATCGCCAGGCAAAGGGGGAACAAATGTAGATAACATACCGGTGTTCAATACAATGTATGAAGCTGTAGACCAAACCGGTGCAAATACTTCTGCTATATTTGTGCCTGCAGCATTTGCTGCTGATGCTATAATGGAGGCTGCAGATGCAGGCATTGGATTAATTATTTGTATAACAGAAGGTATTCCTACACTTGACGTTATTGAAGCATATCAATTTGCACAACAAAAAGGATCTATATTGATTGGGCCCAATAGTCCCGGAGTTATATCTCCCGGTAAAAGTATGGTTGGTATAATGCCTTCGCATGTTTTCACGAAAGGTGGAGTTGGAGTTATTAGCCGAAGCGGAACTTTAACTTATGAAGTTGTTTCTCATCTTACGGCAAAAGGCATGGGACAATCAACCGCTATAGGAATTGGTGGTGATAAGATTGCCGGACTTTATTATCGTGAATTGCTTGAATTATTCGAGAAGGATAAAGAAACACAATCTATTGTAATTATTGGAGAAATAGGTGGTAATGCAGAGGAACGTGCCGCCGAATTTATCCGTTGGGAGATTACTAAACCGGTAGTTGCTTTCATTGCAGGTCAATTTGCTCCTCCAGATAAACAAATGGGACATGCCGGAGCTATTATTTCAAGTGGGGCGGGTACTGCTGCAGAAAAAATAGCAGCTTTCGAAGCTGCCGGGGTAATGGTTGCAAGAGAACCCTCTTTAATTCCTAAGCTTATTGTAGAAAGTCAGTTAAAGAAAATCAGAGTATAA
- the sucC gene encoding ADP-forming succinate--CoA ligase subunit beta, with the protein MKIHEYQAKNLFSSYCIPVEQHVLCCNADEALVAYENLNIEKAVLKAQVLSGGRGKAGGVKLVNNKNDVINYAASMFQMKINGLSVNKLLVSEAINIESEFYLSYSIDRKNRSVIMMLSSEGGVDIEEVAKYTPENIYRINIDPFVGMPDYLARRIAFFLFEDMEQVGQLVQILQNMYQLFIDTDASLIEINPLVLTEEGNLVALDAKMTFDDNALYRQEDICFFSEPTEEEAIELHAKAKGFSYVHLTGDIGCMVNGAGLAMATMDMIRLHEGHPANFLDIGGSSNPGKITEAMKILLQDNRLKVILVNIFGGITRCDDVANGLLKAYEDLHAEIPVVVRLTGTNEEKGRALLSSSDFLVAQTMSEAVRMAVNQSIKAG; encoded by the coding sequence ATGAAAATACACGAATATCAGGCAAAAAATCTGTTCTCATCATATTGTATACCAGTAGAACAGCATGTTCTTTGTTGTAATGCCGATGAAGCATTGGTTGCATATGAAAATCTCAACATAGAAAAAGCTGTGCTTAAAGCACAAGTGCTTAGCGGTGGTAGAGGAAAAGCAGGCGGAGTTAAACTGGTAAATAATAAAAATGATGTAATAAACTATGCAGCTTCAATGTTTCAGATGAAGATTAATGGTTTGTCGGTTAATAAATTGTTGGTTAGCGAAGCAATAAACATTGAATCGGAATTTTATTTGAGTTATAGTATTGACAGAAAGAACAGGTCTGTTATTATGATGCTTAGCTCTGAAGGTGGTGTAGATATAGAAGAGGTGGCTAAATATACTCCTGAAAATATTTATCGGATAAACATTGATCCTTTCGTTGGAATGCCCGATTATCTGGCACGACGAATTGCTTTCTTTTTGTTTGAGGATATGGAACAGGTAGGCCAGTTAGTGCAAATCCTGCAAAACATGTACCAGTTGTTTATTGATACTGATGCATCACTTATTGAGATTAATCCTTTGGTTTTAACCGAAGAGGGCAATCTGGTAGCGCTTGATGCAAAAATGACTTTTGATGATAATGCATTATATCGGCAGGAAGATATTTGTTTTTTTTCAGAACCAACAGAAGAAGAAGCTATTGAGTTACATGCAAAGGCTAAAGGATTCAGTTATGTTCATCTTACAGGAGATATTGGATGTATGGTCAATGGGGCAGGACTTGCTATGGCTACAATGGATATGATAAGACTCCATGAAGGACATCCCGCTAATTTCCTGGATATAGGAGGCAGCTCAAATCCTGGAAAAATAACCGAAGCAATGAAGATCTTGTTGCAAGACAATAGGTTAAAAGTAATTTTGGTTAATATATTTGGAGGCATTACCCGTTGTGATGATGTGGCAAATGGATTGTTAAAAGCTTATGAGGACTTACACGCTGAGATTCCGGTTGTGGTACGTCTTACGGGTACTAACGAGGAAAAAGGCAGAGCATTACTTAGCTCTTCAGACTTTCTTGTAGCACAGACAATGAGTGAGGCTGTTCGTATGGCTGTAAACCAATCAATAAAGGCTGGTTAG